A genomic window from Silene latifolia isolate original U9 population chromosome 11, ASM4854445v1, whole genome shotgun sequence includes:
- the LOC141613668 gene encoding uncharacterized protein LOC141613668, which produces MDVCHLLLGRPWEFDKNSVHQGRSNTYTFKQGSRKITLTPLPPNQKNYGSSSVTDGLNGVLFLSEAEMIKEIQQEQHVLILLSKEINEDVEHQLTAEVRPLLEQYQDVFPAELPSGLPPLRLIQHQIDLLPGSVLLNHFMMLQKSYRSKLMS; this is translated from the coding sequence ATGGATGTATGTCACCTGTTACTGGGGAGACCATGGGAATTTGATAAGAATTCAGTCCATCAAGGAAGGAGCAACACCTACACCTTCAAGCAAGGCAGCAGGAAAATCACCTTGACTCCTTTACCACCTAATCAGAAGAACTATGGGAGTTCAAGTGTGACTGATGGGCTTAATGGAGTTTTGTTCCTATCTGAAGCAGAAATgatcaaggaaatacaacaagaGCAGCATGTTCTAATCTTGTTGTCCAAAGAAATTAACGAGGATGTGGAGCACCAACTAACAGCAGAGGTTAGACCATTGCTGGAGCAGTACCAGGATGTCTTTCCTGCTGAGTTGCCTAGTGGTTTGCCTCCACTGAGATTAATTCAGCACCAGATTGACCTTTTGCCAGGATCTGTACTCCTTAACCATTTCATGATGCTACAAAAAAGTTATAGAAGCAAATTGATGAGTTGA